From Chromatiales bacterium, a single genomic window includes:
- a CDS encoding DUF4212 domain-containing protein: MTLDKTAAEYWRRNLRMLTWILIVWALVSYVFGILLVDQLNTIRLGGYKLGFWFAQQGSIYTFVILIFFYASRMNKLDREFDVHED; encoded by the coding sequence ATGACCCTCGATAAGACAGCCGCCGAATACTGGCGGCGCAACCTCAGGATGCTGACCTGGATCCTCATTGTGTGGGCCCTGGTCTCGTATGTGTTCGGCATCCTTCTGGTCGACCAGCTCAACACCATTCGCCTGGGCGGCTACAAGCTCGGCTTCTGGTTTGCGCAGCAGGGATCGATCTATACCTTCGTGATCCTGATCTTTTTCTACGCCTCGCGTATGAACAAGCTCGATCGCGAGTTTGACGTCCACGAAGACTGA
- a CDS encoding marine proteobacterial sortase target protein has product MNRYGSRWMQVAALVAVVSGLFIGRANALTPNAVKSGELLLATDNAGEYLPALQQDSNVEIHVTGPVARTRLRQRFTNPADVWVEGLYAFPLPENAAVDRLRMIIGDRIVEGQIQEKAEAQRIYQAARDAGQRASLVESLRPNLFTTRVANIPPRGEIEVEIEFQQLLAWRDGRYSLRFPLAVTPRYSPPPADPEASLPAPLLPGGVQIADETDAQSGWLSNPVELAVFLDAGFDLAQVHSDSHPIEVRQISAAAVEVHLADGVVASDRDFQLDWWPVPAQAPRATYFVAPGPDADYGLLLVVPPDERFDSGPVQPREVVFVVDTSGSMGGESMRAAKAALDSALARLGPADTFDVVRFSSDSAALFPAPVAADAGNKSRAQDYVAGFEADGGTDMRQALELVFAMPEKPDRARVRQLVFITDGAVDNEAALFELIHEHLGDRRLFTIGIGSAPNAYFMTEAARFGRGSHTYIANLDELHSRMDELFARLERPALTDIALTLPVAADLAPDPIPDLYAGEPIAVIMRLDAPVDRVRLDGRIGVRPWAADLDLRNAAEGSGLDVLWAREKIDGWMRAASRGEDHERVRAEVIALALEHHLVSAYTSLVAVDVTPVRSQDAPLNGQAVRATAPIGFAQGATPSALLMLIGFALSLAGLGGFASLRRVRA; this is encoded by the coding sequence ATGAACAGGTACGGGTCGCGCTGGATGCAGGTGGCGGCGCTGGTCGCCGTCGTGTCGGGGCTTTTCATCGGCCGGGCGAACGCGCTGACGCCGAACGCTGTGAAGAGCGGGGAACTACTGCTCGCAACGGACAATGCCGGCGAGTACCTGCCGGCTTTGCAGCAGGACTCGAACGTGGAGATACACGTCACCGGCCCGGTCGCGCGTACCCGGCTGCGCCAGCGGTTCACCAACCCGGCGGATGTCTGGGTCGAGGGCCTGTACGCGTTTCCGCTGCCCGAGAACGCCGCGGTCGACCGCCTGCGCATGATCATCGGCGATCGCATCGTCGAGGGCCAGATTCAGGAGAAGGCCGAGGCCCAGCGCATCTATCAGGCCGCGCGCGATGCCGGCCAGCGTGCCTCGCTGGTCGAGAGCCTGCGGCCGAACCTGTTCACGACACGGGTCGCGAACATCCCGCCGCGCGGCGAGATCGAGGTCGAGATCGAGTTCCAGCAGCTGCTGGCCTGGCGGGATGGCCGGTATTCCCTGCGGTTCCCGCTGGCCGTGACGCCGCGCTACTCGCCGCCGCCCGCCGACCCCGAGGCTTCGCTGCCCGCGCCGCTGCTGCCGGGTGGCGTGCAGATTGCCGACGAGACGGATGCGCAGTCCGGCTGGCTCTCGAACCCGGTCGAGCTCGCGGTTTTTCTGGATGCGGGGTTCGACCTCGCGCAGGTCCACAGCGATTCGCACCCGATCGAGGTGCGGCAGATCAGCGCCGCCGCCGTCGAGGTCCATCTGGCGGACGGCGTGGTCGCCTCCGATCGCGACTTCCAGCTCGACTGGTGGCCGGTGCCGGCGCAGGCGCCGCGCGCGACCTATTTCGTCGCGCCCGGGCCGGATGCCGACTACGGGCTGCTGCTGGTCGTGCCGCCGGACGAACGGTTCGACAGCGGCCCAGTGCAGCCGCGCGAGGTCGTGTTCGTCGTCGACACCTCCGGCTCGATGGGCGGCGAATCCATGCGCGCCGCGAAGGCCGCGCTGGACAGCGCGCTGGCGCGGCTCGGGCCTGCGGACACCTTTGACGTCGTGCGTTTTTCCTCCGATTCCGCCGCTCTGTTCCCGGCGCCGGTCGCCGCGGATGCCGGCAACAAGTCGCGTGCGCAGGACTATGTCGCGGGCTTCGAGGCCGACGGCGGCACGGACATGCGCCAGGCGCTGGAACTCGTCTTCGCCATGCCCGAAAAACCGGACCGCGCACGGGTGCGCCAGCTGGTGTTTATCACCGATGGGGCGGTCGACAACGAGGCCGCGCTGTTCGAGTTGATCCACGAGCACCTGGGCGATCGCCGGCTGTTCACGATTGGCATCGGTTCGGCGCCGAACGCCTATTTCATGACCGAGGCCGCTCGGTTTGGGCGCGGCAGTCACACCTACATCGCGAATCTGGACGAGCTGCATTCGCGCATGGACGAGCTGTTCGCGCGGCTCGAACGGCCGGCGCTCACGGACATTGCGCTGACACTGCCGGTCGCCGCCGATCTGGCGCCCGACCCGATTCCCGACCTCTACGCTGGGGAACCGATCGCCGTGATCATGCGCCTGGATGCGCCGGTCGATCGCGTGCGGCTGGACGGGCGCATCGGCGTGCGGCCGTGGGCGGCCGATCTGGATCTGCGCAACGCCGCCGAAGGCTCGGGGCTGGACGTGCTCTGGGCGCGCGAAAAGATCGACGGCTGGATGCGCGCGGCATCACGCGGCGAGGACCACGAGCGCGTGCGCGCCGAGGTCATCGCGCTGGCGCTGGAGCATCACCTGGTCAGCGCCTACACCAGCCTCGTCGCCGTGGATGTCACGCCGGTGCGGTCGCAGGATGCGCCGCTCAACGGTCAGGCCGTGCGGGCGACCGCGCCGATCGGCTTCGCGCAGGGGGCCACGCCGTCCGCGCTGTTGATGCTGATCGGATTTGCCCTGTCGCTCGCCGGACTTGGCGGGTTCGCCTCGCTGCGCCGGGTGCGCGCATGA
- a CDS encoding threonine synthase — MSAERPHGGLIRRWHERLPVSASTREIELGEGGTPLIQLHNIPAALGLDIELHVKFEGLNPTGSFKDRGMTMAVTRAVEEGSRAIICASTGNTSAAAAAYAARAGITAFVLIPDGKIAQGKLAQAMMHGAVVIQIRGNFDAGMALVKQVAETAPVTIVNSINPYRLQGQKTAAFEIVDALGRVPDFHCLPVGNAGNITAHWIGYSELARGEHAVVTRACAFCNGDCHFRCKPETDRRPRMVGYQAAGAAPFMRGAMVDHPETVATAIRIGHPQSWDQAWIVREESDGWFDECTDEEILAAQKLLAEREGVFCEPASATSVAGALRDAAAGKIPAGSTVVCTLTGHGLKDPDTAIKQSTAQVLTIPADLNAVRETILKNLS; from the coding sequence ATGTCCGCCGAACGACCCCATGGTGGCCTGATCCGGCGCTGGCACGAACGCCTGCCGGTGTCGGCCAGCACACGCGAAATCGAACTGGGCGAGGGCGGCACGCCGCTGATCCAGTTGCACAACATCCCGGCGGCGCTGGGTCTGGATATCGAGCTGCATGTGAAGTTCGAAGGCCTGAATCCGACCGGCTCGTTCAAGGATCGCGGCATGACCATGGCCGTGACGCGGGCGGTGGAAGAAGGCTCGCGCGCGATCATCTGCGCGTCGACCGGCAACACCTCGGCCGCGGCCGCGGCCTATGCGGCGCGTGCGGGCATCACGGCCTTCGTGCTGATCCCGGACGGCAAGATCGCCCAGGGCAAACTCGCGCAGGCCATGATGCACGGCGCGGTCGTGATCCAGATTCGCGGCAACTTCGATGCCGGCATGGCACTGGTCAAGCAGGTCGCCGAGACCGCGCCCGTGACCATCGTCAACTCGATCAATCCATACCGTCTGCAAGGGCAGAAGACCGCCGCGTTCGAGATCGTCGATGCGCTGGGCCGGGTGCCGGACTTCCACTGTCTGCCGGTCGGCAACGCCGGCAACATCACTGCGCACTGGATCGGCTACAGCGAACTCGCGCGCGGCGAGCATGCGGTCGTGACGCGCGCCTGTGCGTTCTGCAACGGCGACTGTCATTTCCGCTGCAAGCCGGAGACCGATCGGCGCCCGCGCATGGTCGGTTATCAGGCCGCGGGCGCGGCGCCGTTCATGCGCGGCGCGATGGTCGATCATCCGGAGACCGTCGCGACCGCGATCCGCATCGGCCACCCGCAGTCCTGGGATCAGGCCTGGATCGTGCGCGAGGAATCCGACGGCTGGTTCGACGAGTGCACGGACGAGGAAATCCTCGCCGCCCAGAAACTGCTCGCCGAGCGTGAGGGCGTGTTCTGTGAACCGGCCTCGGCGACCTCGGTCGCGGGGGCGCTGCGCGATGCCGCAGCGGGCAAGATTCCGGCCGGCAGCACGGTCGTTTGCACACTGACGGGCCACGGTCTGAAGGACCCGGACACGGCGATCAAGCAGAGCACCGCGCAGGTCCTGACCATCCCCGCGGACCTGAATGCAGTGCGCGAAACGATTCTGAAGAATCTCTCCTAA
- the alaC gene encoding alanine transaminase — protein sequence MQDFPRIKRLPPYVFSIVTELKRAARARGEDVIDFGMGNPDQPTPRHIVEKLVEVAQREDTHRYSMSRGIPRLRRAICKWYKTRFDVDLDPETQAIVTIGSKEGLAHLALATVEPGDAVLVPNPAYPIHPFGFVIAGADIRHVPFETEEGFIENLQRAIHDSWPRPKLLVLNFPANPTARCVELPFFERVVAIAREYGIWIVQDIAYADLVFDGYVAPSILQVPGAIDVAVEFFSLSKSYNMPGWRVGFMVGNAELVAALAKIKSYLDYGMFTPIQVAAIAALEGPQDCVAEIRDMYQSRRDVLCGGLNAAGWEIEPPKATMFVWAPIPEPYRAMGSIEFSKHLLAQAKVAVSPGVGFGEYGDGHVRFALIENEHRTRQAVRGIRDMLRRDASAGADVASG from the coding sequence ATGCAGGATTTCCCGCGCATCAAACGGCTGCCGCCGTACGTGTTCAGCATCGTCACGGAACTCAAGCGCGCGGCCCGCGCGCGCGGCGAGGACGTGATCGACTTCGGCATGGGCAATCCGGACCAGCCGACGCCGCGGCACATCGTCGAGAAACTCGTCGAAGTGGCCCAGCGCGAGGATACGCACCGCTATTCCATGTCGCGGGGGATTCCGCGCCTGCGCCGGGCGATCTGCAAGTGGTACAAGACCCGTTTCGACGTGGACTTGGACCCGGAAACGCAGGCCATCGTGACCATCGGTTCGAAGGAGGGCCTCGCGCACCTCGCGCTCGCCACTGTCGAACCCGGCGATGCCGTGCTGGTGCCGAACCCGGCCTATCCGATCCATCCGTTCGGCTTCGTCATCGCCGGGGCGGACATCCGCCACGTGCCGTTCGAGACCGAGGAAGGCTTCATCGAGAACCTCCAGCGCGCGATCCACGATTCCTGGCCGCGCCCGAAGCTGCTGGTGCTGAACTTCCCGGCGAATCCGACCGCGCGCTGCGTGGAGCTGCCGTTTTTCGAGCGGGTTGTGGCGATCGCCCGCGAGTACGGCATCTGGATCGTGCAGGACATCGCCTATGCGGATCTGGTGTTCGACGGCTATGTCGCGCCGTCGATCCTGCAGGTGCCGGGCGCGATCGACGTCGCAGTGGAGTTCTTCTCGCTGTCGAAGAGCTACAACATGCCGGGCTGGCGCGTCGGCTTCATGGTCGGCAACGCCGAACTCGTCGCCGCGCTCGCGAAGATCAAGTCGTATCTGGACTACGGCATGTTTACGCCGATCCAGGTGGCGGCCATTGCCGCGCTGGAAGGCCCGCAGGACTGTGTCGCGGAAATCCGTGACATGTACCAGAGCCGGCGCGACGTTCTGTGCGGCGGCCTCAATGCCGCCGGCTGGGAGATCGAACCGCCGAAGGCGACGATGTTCGTCTGGGCGCCGATCCCGGAACCCTATCGCGCGATGGGTTCGATCGAGTTTTCCAAGCACCTGCTCGCGCAGGCCAAGGTCGCGGTGTCGCCCGGCGTCGGTTTCGGGGAGTATGGCGACGGGCATGTACGCTTCGCGCTGATCGAAAACGAGCACCGCACGCGCCAGGCCGTGCGCGGCATTCGCGACATGCTGCGTCGCGACGCCTCGGCCGGGGCGGACGTCGCCAGCGGTTGA
- a CDS encoding homoserine dehydrogenase yields MQPINVGLLGLGTVGGGTVNVLHRNGAEIARRAGREIRITHAAAKAYDPSRLEGLDAIQITDDAFAVVDNPDVEIVVELIGGYEPARELVLRAIENDKHVVTANKALIALHGNEIFAAAERKGVTVAFEAAVAGGIPIIKSIREGLAANRIEWLAGIINGTGNFILTEMRDKGRAFDDVLAEAQQLGYAEADPTFDVEGIDAAHKLTILASIAFGIPLQLERVYTEGITKITPADVHYAGELGYRIKHLGIARRRPHGIELRVHPTLIPERRLIANVDGVMNAVLVTGDAVGPTLYYGAGAGSLPTASAVVADLVDVVRALTTDPDNRVPHLAFQPSAIENIPLLDIADAQTGYYLRINAEDQPGVLAAITHILGEAGISIEAVIQKEADEDARYVPLILLTHPVREGQMNAALSEIEALHSVAGPVTRLRVEQLAR; encoded by the coding sequence TTGCAACCGATCAATGTCGGACTGCTCGGCTTGGGCACCGTCGGCGGCGGCACGGTCAATGTGCTGCATCGCAATGGCGCGGAAATCGCGCGGCGCGCGGGGCGCGAGATCCGCATCACCCATGCGGCCGCCAAGGCCTACGATCCGAGCCGGCTCGAAGGACTGGATGCCATCCAGATCACCGACGACGCATTCGCGGTCGTCGACAATCCCGATGTCGAGATCGTCGTCGAGCTGATTGGCGGTTATGAGCCCGCGCGCGAGCTCGTGCTGCGCGCGATTGAAAACGACAAGCATGTCGTCACCGCGAACAAGGCGCTGATCGCACTGCACGGCAACGAGATCTTTGCCGCCGCCGAGCGCAAGGGCGTTACGGTGGCGTTCGAGGCGGCCGTCGCCGGCGGCATCCCGATCATCAAGTCCATTCGCGAGGGGCTGGCCGCGAACCGCATTGAATGGCTCGCGGGCATCATCAACGGCACCGGCAATTTCATCCTGACCGAGATGCGCGACAAGGGCCGTGCGTTCGACGACGTGCTGGCCGAGGCGCAGCAGCTCGGCTACGCGGAGGCCGATCCGACCTTCGACGTCGAGGGCATCGATGCGGCGCACAAGCTCACAATCCTGGCCTCGATCGCCTTCGGCATCCCGCTGCAGCTCGAACGCGTGTACACCGAGGGGATCACGAAGATCACCCCGGCGGATGTGCACTACGCCGGCGAACTCGGCTATCGCATCAAGCATCTGGGCATCGCGCGCCGACGTCCGCACGGCATCGAACTGCGCGTGCATCCGACGCTGATCCCGGAGCGGCGACTGATTGCGAACGTCGACGGCGTCATGAACGCCGTGCTGGTCACCGGGGATGCGGTTGGACCCACCCTCTATTACGGCGCCGGCGCCGGATCGCTGCCGACCGCTTCGGCCGTGGTTGCGGACCTGGTCGATGTCGTGCGCGCGCTGACGACCGACCCCGACAACCGCGTGCCGCACCTGGCGTTCCAGCCCTCGGCGATCGAGAACATCCCGCTGCTCGACATCGCGGATGCACAGACTGGCTACTACCTGCGCATCAATGCCGAGGACCAGCCCGGCGTGCTGGCCGCGATCACGCACATCCTCGGCGAGGCGGGCATCTCAATCGAGGCCGTGATCCAGAAGGAGGCCGACGAAGATGCCCGCTACGTGCCGCTGATCCTTCTCACGCATCCGGTGCGCGAGGGGCAGATGAACGCGGCGCTGTCTGAAATCGAGGCCCTGCACAGTGTCGCCGGTCCGGTGACGCGGTTGCGGGTCGAACAACTCGCGCGCTGA
- a CDS encoding cation acetate symporter, with the protein MDLQTMTYIVVGATFALYIGIAIWARAASTGEFYVAGKGVHPVANGMATAADWMSAASFISMAGLIAFKGYDASVYLMGWTGGYVLLAMLLAPYLRKFGKFTVPEFIGDRYYSQTARIVAVLCLIVASITYVIGQMKGVGVAFSRFLEVDFEIGVYVGMSIVFIYAVLGGMKGITYTQIAQYIVLIFAYTIPAIFISLNLTGNPLPQLGLGSTMNDGSGTMLLDKLDMVVTELGFSAYTVQKDSTLNMILLTLSLMIGTAGLPHVIIRFFTVPRVKDARSSAGWALVFIAILYTTAPAVGAMARLNLMNTIQTGPVGSPAGNVEIAKLPAWMNNWAKTGLLGWEDKNGDGRIQYYDKGIDDKAAGFGWKGNEMTKVDRDIMVLANPEIAKLPNWVIALVAAGGLAAALSTAAGLLLAISSSISHDLLKGVFVKDISEKAELMAGRIAMAGAILVAGYLGINPPGFAAQVVALAFGLAASSIFPALMMGIFDKRANRSGAILGMLAGLLSTLVYIFWFKGWFFVKGTEMAANTPDNWFLGISPESFGAVGALINFVVAFVVSRATAAPPDHIQHLVEDIRVPKGASGAMSH; encoded by the coding sequence ATGGATCTCCAAACAATGACTTATATCGTTGTAGGCGCGACCTTCGCGCTCTACATCGGTATTGCAATCTGGGCGCGAGCCGCCTCGACCGGTGAGTTCTACGTCGCCGGCAAGGGCGTGCATCCGGTCGCCAACGGCATGGCGACGGCGGCGGACTGGATGTCGGCCGCGTCGTTCATCTCCATGGCCGGCCTGATCGCGTTCAAGGGGTATGACGCCTCCGTCTATCTGATGGGCTGGACCGGTGGCTACGTGCTGCTGGCCATGCTGCTGGCCCCCTACCTGCGCAAGTTCGGCAAGTTCACGGTGCCCGAGTTCATCGGCGACCGCTACTACTCGCAGACCGCGCGCATCGTCGCCGTGCTGTGTCTGATCGTCGCCTCGATCACCTACGTAATCGGGCAGATGAAGGGTGTCGGCGTGGCGTTCTCGCGCTTCCTCGAGGTGGACTTCGAGATTGGCGTCTACGTGGGCATGAGCATCGTGTTCATCTACGCCGTGTTGGGCGGCATGAAGGGCATCACCTACACGCAGATCGCCCAGTACATCGTGCTGATCTTCGCCTACACGATCCCGGCAATCTTCATCTCGCTGAACCTGACCGGCAATCCGCTGCCGCAGCTCGGTCTGGGCAGCACCATGAACGACGGCTCCGGAACCATGCTGCTGGACAAGCTCGACATGGTCGTGACGGAACTCGGGTTCAGTGCCTACACGGTCCAGAAGGATTCCACGCTGAACATGATCCTGCTGACCCTGTCGCTGATGATCGGCACCGCGGGTCTGCCGCACGTCATCATCCGGTTCTTCACCGTGCCGCGCGTCAAGGACGCACGTTCTTCGGCCGGCTGGGCGCTGGTGTTCATTGCGATCCTTTACACCACGGCTCCGGCGGTCGGTGCGATGGCCCGCCTGAACCTGATGAACACGATCCAGACGGGTCCGGTCGGCTCGCCGGCGGGCAATGTCGAGATCGCCAAGCTGCCGGCGTGGATGAACAACTGGGCGAAGACCGGTCTGCTGGGCTGGGAAGACAAGAACGGCGATGGCCGCATCCAGTACTACGATAAGGGCATCGACGACAAGGCCGCCGGCTTCGGCTGGAAGGGCAACGAGATGACCAAGGTCGACCGCGACATCATGGTGCTCGCCAACCCCGAAATCGCCAAGTTGCCGAACTGGGTCATCGCGCTCGTCGCGGCCGGTGGCCTTGCGGCCGCACTGTCGACCGCCGCCGGGCTGTTGCTCGCCATATCCTCGTCCATCTCCCATGACCTGCTGAAGGGCGTGTTCGTCAAGGACATCTCCGAGAAGGCGGAACTCATGGCCGGACGCATCGCGATGGCAGGCGCAATCCTGGTCGCAGGCTATCTGGGCATCAACCCGCCAGGGTTCGCGGCACAGGTGGTGGCACTGGCATTCGGTCTGGCCGCTTCGTCGATATTCCCGGCACTGATGATGGGCATCTTCGACAAGCGTGCGAACCGCTCCGGAGCGATCCTCGGCATGCTCGCGGGCCTGCTCTCGACCCTGGTCTACATCTTCTGGTTCAAGGGCTGGTTCTTCGTGAAGGGTACGGAGATGGCCGCGAATACCCCGGACAACTGGTTCCTGGGCATTTCGCCGGAGTCGTTCGGCGCCGTCGGCGCGCTGATCAACTTCGTGGTCGCCTTCGTGGTCTCGCGTGCCACGGCTGCCCCGCCGGATCACATCCAGCATCTGGTGGAAGACATCCGCGTACCGAAGGGTGCCTCCGGCGCGATGTCCCACTAG
- the creB gene encoding two-component system response regulator CreB, which translates to MSQRPLILLIEDEPAIADTLVYALETEGFATHWAATGQAGLDAWRELDPALIVLDVGLPDMNGFDLCRSVRAQADVPIVFLSARGQEIDRVVGLEIGGDDYVVKPFSPRELVARVRARLRRPQAAGSGDAPRFEIDEAAQRIRCDGRELDLSRYEYRLFAILLRSPRRVYSREQLMQLAWDEPESVFDRTVDAHVKTLRAKIRAVAPKADPIRTRRGLGYVYEP; encoded by the coding sequence ATGAGCCAAAGACCGCTGATCCTGCTGATCGAAGACGAGCCGGCGATCGCCGACACGCTCGTCTATGCGCTGGAGACCGAGGGCTTTGCGACGCACTGGGCCGCGACCGGCCAGGCCGGACTCGATGCCTGGCGCGAGCTCGACCCGGCGCTGATCGTGCTCGATGTCGGTCTGCCGGACATGAACGGATTCGACCTGTGCCGCAGCGTGCGCGCGCAGGCCGACGTGCCGATCGTGTTCCTGAGCGCGCGCGGTCAGGAGATCGACCGCGTGGTCGGCCTGGAGATCGGCGGTGACGACTACGTCGTCAAGCCGTTCAGTCCACGCGAACTGGTTGCGCGCGTGCGCGCGCGGCTGCGGCGCCCGCAGGCGGCCGGCAGCGGCGATGCACCGCGCTTCGAGATCGACGAGGCCGCGCAGCGCATCCGTTGCGACGGGCGCGAGCTGGATCTGTCGCGCTACGAATACCGCCTGTTTGCGATCCTGCTGCGCAGCCCGCGCCGGGTGTACTCGCGCGAACAGCTCATGCAGCTCGCCTGGGACGAACCGGAAAGCGTGTTCGACCGCACCGTGGACGCGCATGTGAAGACCCTGCGCGCGAAGATTCGCGCCGTCGCGCCGAAGGCCGACCCGATCCGCACCAGGCGCGGGCTGGGTTACGTCTACGAGCCATAG
- the recJ gene encoding single-stranded-DNA-specific exonuclease RecJ, protein MRLVRRPLHHDPDALPGGLHPVLRRVYAARRVPDAGALDYSLARLPHPERFTGLAEAAEVVADAVRAGRRIVVCGDFDADGATGCAVAVLGLRACGATGVSYLVPDRFRLGYGLTPALVDAARGQGAELLITVDNGIAALEGVDAANAAGLEVVITDHHLPGPELPAARAIVNPQLCDADFPARSLAGVGVLFYLLLGVRAALRASGWFGAAVSEPNLAELLDLVALGTIADVVPLDHANRILVANGLGRIRAGRARPGLAALLKQGGRSHVRARTSDLAFAAAPRLNAAGRLDDMTLGVECLLAGDAGRAQEFALRLEQLNLERRAVEAQMAEQAAGDLEALVAERQGALPAAVCLTGTDWHAGVVGIVAGRIKDRVHRPVVAFAPDGTDALKGSARSVAGVHVREVLAAVDAAHPGLIERFGGHAAAAGLTIAADRYAEFRDAFVGAVERLGEDALSGGELASDGPLAAGEIGHALARALADGGPWGPGFEEPVFDNRFEVLGARVVGDAHLKLDLRHPDGGGRIDAIAFNQAQLADGSRQVHLAYRLDLNTFRGVTAPQLVVEALDPVA, encoded by the coding sequence ATGCGTCTGGTCCGTCGCCCGCTGCACCATGATCCGGACGCGTTGCCGGGAGGCCTGCATCCGGTGTTGCGGCGCGTGTACGCGGCGCGGCGCGTCCCGGATGCCGGGGCACTGGACTATTCGCTCGCCAGGCTCCCGCATCCCGAACGCTTCACGGGGCTTGCCGAGGCCGCGGAAGTCGTCGCGGACGCCGTCCGCGCCGGGCGGCGGATCGTCGTCTGCGGGGATTTCGACGCCGACGGCGCAACGGGCTGCGCGGTCGCGGTGCTCGGTCTGCGCGCCTGCGGCGCGACCGGGGTGTCCTATCTGGTGCCGGACCGCTTCCGGCTCGGCTACGGTCTGACGCCGGCACTCGTGGACGCCGCGCGCGGGCAGGGCGCCGAGCTGCTGATCACGGTCGACAATGGGATCGCCGCGCTGGAAGGCGTGGACGCCGCCAATGCGGCCGGGCTCGAGGTGGTGATCACGGATCATCACCTGCCGGGACCGGAACTGCCGGCGGCGCGCGCGATCGTGAACCCGCAGCTTTGCGACGCCGACTTCCCGGCTCGCAGCCTGGCCGGGGTCGGGGTGCTGTTCTATCTGCTGCTCGGCGTGCGTGCGGCGCTGCGGGCGAGCGGCTGGTTCGGCGCGGCGGTGTCCGAGCCGAATCTCGCCGAACTGCTCGACCTCGTGGCGCTGGGCACGATTGCCGATGTCGTGCCCCTGGACCATGCCAACCGCATCCTGGTCGCCAATGGCCTCGGGCGCATCCGCGCCGGGCGTGCCCGACCGGGCCTCGCTGCGTTGCTCAAGCAGGGTGGGCGGTCGCATGTCCGGGCGCGAACGAGCGATCTCGCCTTCGCCGCGGCGCCGCGGCTGAACGCCGCCGGTCGGCTCGATGACATGACGCTCGGCGTGGAATGTCTGCTTGCCGGCGATGCCGGCCGGGCGCAGGAATTCGCCCTGCGCCTGGAGCAGCTGAATCTGGAGCGCCGTGCTGTGGAGGCGCAGATGGCCGAGCAGGCGGCCGGCGATCTCGAGGCGCTGGTCGCAGAGCGGCAGGGTGCGCTGCCGGCGGCCGTCTGCCTGACCGGAACGGACTGGCATGCCGGCGTCGTCGGCATCGTCGCCGGACGCATCAAGGACCGCGTCCATCGCCCGGTCGTGGCGTTCGCGCCGGATGGCACGGACGCCCTGAAGGGTTCCGCGCGCTCGGTGGCGGGAGTGCATGTGCGCGAGGTGCTGGCGGCGGTGGATGCCGCCCACCCCGGGCTGATCGAACGCTTTGGCGGGCACGCCGCCGCGGCCGGCCTGACCATCGCCGCCGATCGTTATGCCGAGTTTCGCGATGCGTTTGTCGGCGCCGTCGAAAGGCTAGGCGAGGACGCCCTGAGCGGCGGTGAACTGGCCAGCGACGGGCCGCTCGCGGCCGGTGAGATTGGGCACGCACTGGCGCGTGCGCTGGCCGACGGCGGACCCTGGGGGCCGGGCTTCGAGGAGCCGGTGTTCGATAACCGCTTCGAGGTGCTCGGCGCTCGGGTCGTCGGCGATGCGCACCTGAAGCTCGATCTCCGGCATCCGGACGGTGGGGGTCGCATCGACGCGATCGCCTTCAATCAGGCGCAGCTGGCCGATGGCTCGCGTCAGGTCCATCTCGCCTACCGTCTCGACCTCAACACCTTCCGCGGGGTGACGGCGCCACAACTCGTGGTTGAAGCCCTCGATCCGGTTGCGTGA
- a CDS encoding class GN sortase, protein MSRRGWMVAGMTVLVLGGVVTFAQGAWIQAKAWLAQHLLEQAWVDTRSDGAAHKAWPWADHWPVARLRVARAGVDLIVLSGDAGNSLAFAPGHAPRSGLPGDGRTVVLSGHRDTHFRFLRELAPGMPLSLESARGAVDYRVRELRIVDSRTTSIDVDAPGERLLLVTCYPFDALVPGGPLRYVVVADPEPAEMLM, encoded by the coding sequence ATGAGCCGCCGAGGCTGGATGGTCGCGGGTATGACCGTGCTGGTTCTGGGCGGCGTCGTCACGTTCGCGCAGGGCGCATGGATACAGGCCAAGGCCTGGCTCGCGCAGCACCTGCTCGAACAGGCCTGGGTGGACACCCGCAGCGACGGCGCAGCGCACAAGGCCTGGCCCTGGGCCGATCACTGGCCGGTGGCGCGTCTGCGGGTCGCGCGGGCCGGTGTCGACCTGATCGTGCTCTCGGGCGATGCCGGCAATTCGCTGGCGTTCGCCCCGGGACATGCGCCGCGCAGCGGTCTGCCCGGCGATGGGCGCACGGTGGTGCTCAGCGGCCATCGGGACACCCATTTCCGGTTCCTGCGTGAGCTCGCGCCCGGGATGCCGCTCAGCCTGGAATCAGCGCGCGGCGCGGTGGACTACCGGGTCCGCGAGCTGCGCATCGTCGACTCGCGCACGACCTCGATCGACGTCGATGCCCCGGGCGAGCGCCTGCTGCTGGTGACCTGCTATCCGTTCGACGCGCTGGTACCGGGTGGGCCACTGCGCTACGTGGTCGTCGCGGATCCCGAACCAGCGGAAATGCTGATGTGA